Proteins co-encoded in one Kribbella solani genomic window:
- a CDS encoding TIGR03086 family metal-binding protein, whose translation MPTIDYVPLDAEAVRTSIELVGAVTADDLARPTPCRAWTLYGLLAHMATQHYGFAAASRGESDPAVWKLVDLGDDPAKAYIASAEHVLDAFGQDGVAERSFPLPEFGPGLSFPGSQAISFHFIDYVVHSWDVAKSLGVPVSFSPEVLAAARGVTDAIPTGEIRQAPGTPFAADVPWSGDDVLDGIVAHLGRNPDWKA comes from the coding sequence ATGCCTACTATTGACTACGTACCGCTCGACGCCGAAGCCGTCCGCACCAGCATCGAGCTGGTCGGCGCGGTGACCGCGGACGACCTGGCCCGGCCGACGCCGTGCCGGGCCTGGACCCTCTACGGCCTGCTCGCCCACATGGCCACCCAGCACTACGGTTTCGCCGCCGCCTCCCGTGGCGAGTCCGACCCGGCGGTCTGGAAGCTCGTCGACCTCGGCGACGACCCGGCCAAGGCGTACATCGCGTCCGCCGAGCACGTGCTGGACGCCTTCGGTCAGGACGGGGTCGCGGAGCGGTCGTTCCCCCTGCCCGAGTTCGGTCCGGGGCTGTCGTTCCCCGGATCGCAGGCGATCAGCTTCCACTTCATCGACTACGTGGTGCACAGCTGGGACGTGGCGAAGTCACTCGGCGTGCCGGTCTCGTTCTCCCCCGAGGTACTCGCGGCCGCCCGGGGCGTGACCGATGCGATTCCGACCGGCGAGATCCGCCAGGCACCGGGTACGCCGTTCGCCGCCGATGTCCCGTGGTCCGGCGACGACGTACTGGACGGCATCGTCGCGCACCTGGGCCGCAACCCGGACTGGAAGGCCTGA
- a CDS encoding sigma-70 family RNA polymerase sigma factor, producing MADDRAAMLRELHDVHAPALWRFVVRLTGDDRLAEDVVQETLLRAWRRPHILTEDEAGARAWLYTVARNLVIDDRRSARVSREVASDDLPENPSADHANAVLDAWLVAESLAQLSEEHRQVIVRAYYGRRTVTDIAEELDIPSGTVKSRLHYGLRALKLALQEKGVTSQ from the coding sequence ATGGCCGATGACCGGGCGGCGATGCTGCGTGAGCTGCACGACGTGCACGCGCCCGCGCTCTGGCGTTTCGTGGTCCGGCTCACCGGCGACGACCGGCTGGCCGAGGACGTCGTCCAGGAGACGTTGCTCCGGGCCTGGCGGCGGCCGCACATCCTCACCGAGGACGAGGCCGGCGCCCGCGCCTGGCTGTACACGGTCGCCCGCAACCTGGTCATCGACGACCGGCGCAGCGCCCGCGTCAGCCGGGAGGTCGCCAGCGACGACCTCCCGGAGAACCCGAGCGCCGATCACGCCAACGCCGTACTGGACGCTTGGCTGGTCGCGGAATCACTCGCGCAACTGTCCGAGGAGCACCGGCAAGTGATCGTCCGCGCGTACTACGGCCGCCGTACCGTCACCGACATCGCCGAAGAACTGGACATCCCTTCCGGCACCGTGAAGTCCCGGTTGCACTACGGTCTTCGCGCCTTGAAGCTGGCGCTGCAGGAGAAGGGGGTGACCAGCCAGTGA
- a CDS encoding WXG100 family type VII secretion target, with product MPGDHINYPYAAMAQAAVDMAGASKEATELKTQFESAIQALLAAWQSEEAAPQVQQVQQLWAQAAGELNLLLSKRGSTVEDSMLQMRSTDHSAAITIQA from the coding sequence ATGCCCGGAGATCACATCAACTATCCGTACGCCGCTATGGCACAGGCAGCGGTCGACATGGCCGGGGCCAGCAAGGAGGCGACCGAGCTGAAGACCCAGTTCGAGAGCGCGATCCAGGCGCTGTTGGCCGCTTGGCAGAGCGAGGAGGCGGCTCCGCAGGTACAGCAGGTACAGCAGCTGTGGGCACAGGCGGCCGGTGAGCTGAACCTGTTGCTCAGTAAGCGCGGTAGTACCGTCGAGGACTCGATGCTGCAGATGCGCAGCACCGACCACTCCGCAGCTATCACCATCCAAGCCTGA
- a CDS encoding zf-HC2 domain-containing protein, producing the protein MSDPYREWDAAYLLGALSATDRRAYEEHLHGCTECSAEVASLAGVPGALAALPAERALATITTDPPNLLPGLTRSVQRDRRKRRIRLSALMTGVAVTAAAIGVIVAIPLTRDQPKGDYVVLASTVNSKLTADARLVPERWGTTIEVSCGYSEVATPNERSRGYELYVTDTSGKAQLIASWTSAPGTTVKPAATTKLRRDEIRALDIRSSETGRVLLAVHF; encoded by the coding sequence GTGAGTGACCCGTACCGCGAGTGGGACGCGGCGTACCTGCTCGGCGCGTTGTCGGCAACGGACCGGCGCGCGTACGAGGAACATCTGCATGGCTGTACGGAATGCTCCGCGGAGGTCGCGTCGTTGGCCGGCGTACCAGGGGCGCTGGCCGCGCTGCCGGCCGAGCGTGCACTGGCGACGATCACCACCGACCCGCCGAACCTGCTGCCTGGGCTGACCCGCAGCGTGCAGCGCGACCGGCGGAAGCGGCGGATCCGGCTGAGCGCGCTGATGACGGGCGTCGCGGTCACGGCCGCCGCGATCGGGGTGATCGTCGCGATCCCCCTTACCCGCGATCAGCCCAAGGGCGACTATGTAGTACTCGCGTCGACCGTGAACTCCAAGCTGACCGCGGACGCGCGCCTGGTGCCGGAGCGATGGGGTACGACGATCGAGGTCAGCTGCGGGTACAGCGAAGTCGCGACGCCGAACGAACGGTCCCGCGGGTACGAGTTGTACGTCACGGACACCTCGGGCAAGGCCCAGCTGATCGCGAGCTGGACGTCCGCGCCGGGTACGACGGTGAAGCCGGCCGCCACCACCAAGCTGCGGCGCGACGAGATCCGGGCCTTGGACATTCGCAGCTCGGAGACCGGACGGGTGCTGCTCGCGGTGCATTTCTGA
- a CDS encoding YbaB/EbfC family nucleoid-associated protein yields MSKLDLGKELAALGLDSGLERVTAAAETLDRAFDEVVATAVSPDRLVKITVTGRGDVRELELDQGIYSRRDPRALAATILTTLGQAQAAAEAKLATAYDAFREHLDD; encoded by the coding sequence ATGTCGAAGCTCGACCTGGGCAAGGAACTGGCGGCGCTCGGCCTGGACAGCGGCCTGGAGCGCGTGACCGCCGCGGCCGAGACGCTGGACCGCGCCTTCGACGAGGTGGTCGCGACCGCCGTCTCACCGGATCGCCTGGTCAAGATCACGGTCACCGGCCGCGGCGACGTACGCGAACTGGAACTCGATCAGGGGATCTACTCGAGGAGAGACCCAAGAGCACTCGCCGCGACCATCCTCACCACCCTCGGCCAGGCGCAGGCCGCCGCGGAAGCCAAGCTCGCCACGGCGTACGACGCGTTCCGGGAGCACCTCGATGACTGA
- a CDS encoding WXG100 family type VII secretion target yields MAGVETELQRMHRTAQDAATIGDNLKNVMSRLDNAMGVLAPMDGMIKNAFWSGHHSHLDAMTKLCNRLHQLADGIGSAKSAYQSADDNAQTALARVGSTNPVLDITVL; encoded by the coding sequence ATGGCCGGTGTGGAGACCGAACTCCAGCGAATGCACCGTACCGCCCAGGACGCCGCCACGATCGGCGACAACCTGAAGAACGTGATGAGCAGGCTCGACAACGCGATGGGCGTACTGGCTCCGATGGACGGGATGATCAAGAACGCGTTCTGGTCCGGGCACCACAGCCATCTGGACGCGATGACCAAGCTGTGCAATCGCCTGCACCAGCTGGCGGATGGCATCGGCAGCGCGAAGAGCGCGTACCAGTCGGCAGACGACAACGCACAGACCGCACTGGCCCGAGTAGGCAGCACCAACCCCGTACTCGACATCACCGTGCTCTGA
- a CDS encoding MarR family winged helix-turn-helix transcriptional regulator: MATERPDLAAMLYPLVRELIALELPVLAAHEVSMWGYSVLSTLDDTPVRTQAALAQAIGADKSRIIGTLDELQRAGLIDRTPDPDDRRVRLLSITAQGRRVRRAVRKDIQSREESVLTALSPADRKTFIRLLLEIRNAS, encoded by the coding sequence ATGGCAACCGAGCGTCCGGATCTGGCGGCGATGCTGTACCCGCTGGTGCGGGAACTGATCGCGCTCGAACTGCCCGTGCTCGCGGCGCACGAGGTGTCGATGTGGGGCTACTCGGTGCTCAGTACGCTCGACGACACCCCGGTCCGTACCCAGGCCGCGCTGGCGCAGGCGATCGGCGCGGACAAGTCCCGCATCATTGGCACGCTCGACGAGTTGCAGCGGGCCGGTCTGATCGATCGCACGCCGGATCCTGACGACCGCCGGGTCCGGCTGCTGTCGATCACCGCGCAGGGCCGCCGGGTCCGGCGTGCCGTCCGCAAGGACATCCAGTCCCGCGAGGAGAGCGTGCTGACCGCGCTCTCCCCGGCCGACCGCAAAACCTTCATCCGCCTCCTCCTCGAGATCCGCAACGCTTCCTGA
- a CDS encoding DoxX family membrane protein codes for MQVLERFQHEVTGAFRIVVGFLFATHGAAALFGVLGTERLGLLVWPSWWAALIQTIGGALVMLGFGTRYAALLCSGSMAYAYFTVHQTSALLPVQNGGELAAMFCFAFLLIAFLGSGAWSVQRTAAQPVPAAK; via the coding sequence GTGCAGGTGCTCGAGCGTTTTCAGCATGAAGTGACCGGAGCGTTCCGGATCGTCGTCGGATTCCTGTTCGCCACCCACGGCGCGGCCGCGCTGTTCGGCGTCCTCGGCACCGAGCGGCTCGGCCTGCTGGTCTGGCCGTCCTGGTGGGCGGCACTCATCCAGACGATCGGCGGCGCGTTGGTGATGCTCGGGTTCGGCACCCGGTACGCCGCGCTGCTCTGCTCCGGATCGATGGCCTACGCGTACTTCACCGTGCACCAGACCAGCGCTTTGCTGCCCGTGCAGAATGGTGGCGAACTCGCGGCGATGTTCTGCTTCGCCTTCCTGCTGATCGCTTTCCTGGGCAGTGGTGCCTGGTCGGTGCAGCGGACAGCAGCGCAGCCGGTACCCGCCGCGAAGTGA
- the mycP gene encoding type VII secretion-associated serine protease mycosin, with amino-acid sequence MKTVRAAAAAVVLGALAATATPATATPPAGQCQNAEGGGPTVSKMPWATTWLAPERAWPVSTGSGVTVAVIDSGVDADHPQLRGAVLPGKDVLTPGDKRADFDCVSHGTAVASIIAARPLNGVGFRGVAPGARILPIRVSERDANEQQGAAVDATVFAGAIRYAADAGATVINISLSLYVDQKPVRDAVRYAQRHDALIVAAAGNAHNQQGPDPVTYPAAYPGVLGVGAMTIDGSRLSNSQVGAYVDISAPGGGVLAATRVNGHRYYDGTSFATGFVSGTAALVRAADPHLPAAEVAKRLMATATPAPGPSDQYGAGVVNPYRAVRDVLSTSKPAALPPVAPPKSDPAADRTAAWNHAGLAGRRIALLAGVSALLVLLAAAVIPLGRRRGWRVN; translated from the coding sequence GTGAAGACAGTCAGAGCAGCAGCCGCGGCCGTCGTCCTCGGGGCACTGGCCGCCACCGCGACACCCGCGACCGCGACGCCGCCGGCCGGCCAGTGCCAGAACGCCGAAGGCGGCGGGCCGACGGTCAGCAAGATGCCCTGGGCAACCACTTGGCTGGCGCCGGAACGCGCCTGGCCGGTCAGCACCGGCAGCGGCGTGACGGTCGCGGTGATCGACTCCGGCGTCGACGCGGACCATCCGCAACTCCGTGGCGCGGTCCTGCCCGGCAAGGATGTACTCACGCCCGGCGACAAACGCGCCGACTTCGACTGCGTCTCACATGGCACGGCGGTGGCGAGCATCATCGCGGCCCGTCCGCTCAACGGGGTCGGCTTCCGTGGCGTCGCACCGGGCGCACGCATCCTGCCGATCCGCGTCAGCGAACGGGACGCGAATGAGCAGCAAGGTGCGGCCGTCGACGCGACCGTGTTCGCGGGCGCCATCCGGTACGCGGCTGACGCGGGCGCCACAGTCATCAACATCTCGTTGTCGCTGTACGTGGACCAGAAGCCCGTCCGCGACGCCGTCCGGTATGCCCAACGGCACGATGCACTGATCGTCGCCGCGGCCGGCAACGCCCACAACCAGCAAGGACCGGACCCGGTCACGTACCCAGCGGCGTACCCGGGTGTGCTTGGGGTCGGCGCGATGACGATCGACGGCAGCCGCCTGTCGAACTCGCAGGTCGGAGCGTACGTCGACATCTCCGCACCTGGCGGGGGCGTACTGGCCGCAACCCGCGTCAACGGTCACCGGTACTACGACGGCACTAGCTTCGCTACTGGCTTCGTCAGCGGTACGGCGGCCCTGGTACGCGCTGCTGACCCACATCTCCCGGCAGCCGAGGTAGCGAAGCGCCTGATGGCTACTGCGACACCAGCGCCTGGCCCGTCCGACCAGTACGGCGCCGGCGTGGTCAACCCGTATCGGGCAGTGCGGGACGTACTCAGTACGTCGAAACCCGCCGCTCTTCCACCTGTAGCTCCGCCGAAGTCCGATCCGGCAGCAGACCGTACTGCTGCCTGGAACCACGCTGGACTCGCCGGACGCCGGATCGCCTTGCTAGCAGGGGTGTCAGCGCTTCTGGTACTGCTTGCTGCTGCTGTCATTCCACTAGGCCGACGCCGCGGTTGGCGCGTCAACTGA